The Podospora pseudopauciseta strain CBS 411.78 chromosome 2 map unlocalized CBS411.78m_2, whole genome shotgun sequence genome has a window encoding:
- a CDS encoding uncharacterized protein (EggNog:ENOG503P7AH; COG:G), producing the protein MSPPEPSTTDLDPTSPVPMDLSKHRVTTVMQDLHSYLPLSKPLKDGDLLLLLTPGIIPDLGSSKMNSETSLTSDPFESLGKALAKHHPWVRHVPYLPRYGITGTHVVHIRLATAIIFVLSGPPVHGQPSQVALAEITRSICENRPHVIVACCDARELGPIEKSFPAIVQVPSLDPSDLEAAADVIFGETKKRPPSTGPNLQNLVLAPKAWSVEVWNGPRDMDASYELWCRCFPDNFHLSRFLFQALLRRDGWAMHYVVREPGTSQLLGFCATYTTYAGAEEERLVGSVAALLVRPAYRKRGIGLSLHNHALRQLTKTRGVCRLQLGSTFPRLLYGLPMDSPVEDWFGRRNWPILTQLPGPGTGQEACDWLLKFADWPIPTVLPPGPVFRQCEFNEFDMVLALVGSESRRRDNVGWYDQYAKLANSMNIRDIVVGLDEAGTMVAAALTYVKNTGSPVAEDLPWTNMIGDDVGGVTCVCIADSGRRSAVMVRLLDSCIQLLAEQGMTQLFMDAVKGGDEGFPSMGFNKWARYRDVWRDI; encoded by the exons ATGAGTCCTCCCGAACCCTCAACAACTGACCTTGACCCTACCTCTCCTGTTCCCATGGACCTCAGCAAGCACCGGGTGACTACGGTCATGCAAGATTTGCATTCCTATCTGCCACTATCAAAACCACTCAAGGATGGCGAcctcctgttgctgctcaCACCTGGAATCATACCGGATCTTGGCAGTTCGAAAATGAATTCAGAGACATCACTTACCAGTGACCCGTTCGAATCCCTAGGCAAGGCATTGGCGAAGCATCATCCCTGGGTTCGGCATGTGCCCTACCTACCACGCTACGGTATCACCGGCACACATGTTGTGCACATCAGGCTAGCCACGGCGATCATTTTCGTCCTCTCAGGTCCACCTGTCCATGGTCAGCCCTCGCAAGTGGCACTGGCCGAGATCACACGAAGTATCTGCGAGAACCGACCACATGTCATCGTGGCCTGCTGCGACGCCCGAGAGCTGGGGCCCATCGAAAAGTCGTTCCCGGCGATAGTGCAGGTACCCAGCCTCGACCCGTCCGATCTCGAAGCAGCGGCAGACGTCATATTCGGAGAGACCAAAAAGCGGCCACCATCAACCGGTCCTAACCTGCAGAATCTGGTCCTCGCCCCAAAGGCCTGGTCGGTCGAGGTATGGAACGGGCCCCGGGACATGGATGCGTCGTATGAGCTCTGGTGCCGGTGCTTCCCAGACAACTTCCACCTGAGCCGCTTCTTGTTCCAGGCGCTGCTGCGACGGGATGGGTGGGCGATGCATTACGTGGTTCGTGAGCCGGGGACCTCCCAGCTGCTCGGGTTTTGTGCGACGTATACAACTTATGCCGGGGCTGAGGAGGAACGCCTGGTCGGGTCCGTGGCTGCCTTGCTTGTGCGCCCAGCGTACCGGAAACGAGGCATCGGGTTGAGCTTGCACAACCATGCGCTGAGGCAGCTTACAAAGACACGTGGTGTGTGCCGGTTACAGCTTGGGAGCACGTTTCCTCGGCTGTTGTATGGGCTTCCGATGGACTCACCGGTGGAGGATTGGTTTGGGCGACGCAACTGGCCTATTCTTACCCAGTTACCGGGCCCGGGGACTGGGCAGGAGGCGTGCGACTGGCTGCTGAAGTTTGCGGATTGGCCTATTCCAACCGTGTTGCCACCGGGGCCGGTGTTCCGCCAGTGCGAATTTAACGAGTTCGACATGGTGTTGGCGCTGGTAGGGTCGGAGTCTAGGAGGAGGGACAATGTGGGCTGGTACGACCAGTATGCCAAGCTGGCGAACTCGATGAACATCCGCGACATTGTTGTCGGACTGGACGAAGCCGGCACGATGGTTGCCGCGGCTTTGACATATGTCAAGAACACGGGGAGTCCGGTGGCCGAGGATCTGCCTTGGACCAACATGATTGgggatgatgttggcggGGTAACGTGCGTTTGCATTGCAG ATTCAGGTCGGCGGAGCGCTGTGATGGTCAGACTATTAGACAGCTGCATTCAGCTGCTTGCTGAGCAGGGGATGACACAGCTGTTTATGGACGCCGTCAAGGGTGGCGATGAGGGGTTCCCATCTATGG GCTTCAACAAATGGGCAAGATACAGAGATGTGTGGCGGGATATCTAA
- the CSE1 gene encoding importin-alpha export receptor (COG:U; COG:Y; BUSCO:EOG09260OQ8; EggNog:ENOG503NVXH), whose translation MATDLVQIAQLLNLTLDAKQHRKAEAELKILSEQPNYSLSLLTLVHDATKPTQTRLAAALAFKNFIRHNWVNEDGSHKLAANEVETIKKEIVGMMIEAPSQIQAQLGEAISTIADSDFWERWDTLTQDLVSRLSPTSFKQTNGVLEVAHSIFGRWRPLFSSNDLNREVLHVVGVFGDPFIQMLGIADQQIGANSGNEAELRGWLTTMSLLVKIFYDLSCQDLPPVIESNLQSITVLLHKYLSYTNPIFDGEEDDPTPLENLKSDICEVLQLYTNKYDDDFNPYVQKFTQDVWNVLSSVGPEKRYDILTCQALKFLTAVASVSRHAQIFSDEATLGTIVEKVIIPNVSLRESDVEMFEDEPIEFIRHDLEGSDTDSRRRASTDFLQKLLGNFEMLVTQVVFKYINHFLEQGKSDWKAKDTAVYLFLAIAAKGAVTASHGVKTVNSHINVVEFFTQHIAGDLVGGDSHPIAKVDAIKYLYNFRSQLDKAQWAAAMQPLIQNLGSDNYVVYTYAAIAVERVLYLTDDSGQHIFPRADIQPHAKELLEHLFGLVEKDASPAKLQENEFLMRCIMRVLIVLKEGAAECGINNILTHLNGITNIIKQNPSNPRFYYYHFEAMGALVRYCSSLPQVDLISRLWEPFALILTEDVSEFIPFVFQIFSLLLELNPTAQIPGDFKALLELVLTPTLWDTRGNAPPLSRFLAAIIPKAAQAIVLENKLEAVLLIFQRLLASKKTSQNAFDIIDSVVTTFPAEVLEPFFTNVVGLVFDSVQKHPSDSHKLRVARFYHLITAKPGLGADFFIKHADAVQANVFTPFYLQVIRPTTALFAKPVDRKLAVVSYTKTLCESEAFASRYAKGWGFTCTNLLDLLKNPPRVAAGLGDELLVENDVDDIGFGIGFTPLNTCKRGPTDAYPEITEIEKWVGQYVKEANAKTNGQITRFAQERLAPEAQQFFAPYLA comes from the exons ATGGCGACCGACCTGGTGCAGATCGCTCAGCTGCTTAACCTGACACTGGATGCGAAGCAGCACCGCAAAG CTGAGGCCGAGCTCAAGATTCTATCAGAACAGCCCAACTATTCCCTGTCCCTTCTCACACTCGTCCACGATGCCACGAAACCAACCCAGACCCGCCTCGCGGCAGCCCTTGCCTTTAAGAACTTTATCCGCCACAACTGGGTAAACGAGGATGGATCCCACAAGCTTGCTGCGAACGAGGTCGAgaccatcaagaaggagattgtCGGCATGATGATTGAAGCCCCCAGCCAAATCCAGGCCCAACTGGGCGAGGCCATCTCGACCATTGCCGATTCCGATTTCTGGGAGCGCTGGGACACCCTTACCCAAGATCTTGTCAGCCGCCTTTCTCCAACGAGTTTTAAGCAAACAAATGGCGTTTTGGAGGTTGCACACTCGATTTTCGGTCGGTGGCGCCCTCTGTTCTCGAGCAACGACCTGAACCGCGAAGTGCTGCATGTGGTTGGTGTGTTTGGCGACCCCTTTATCCAGATGCTGGGCATCGCCGACCAGCAAATTGGGGCCAACTCGGGCAACGAAGCCGAGCTCAGGGGTTGGCTTACCACGATGAGTCTCCTTGTTAAGATCTTCTACGACCTTTCGTGCCAGGACCTACCACCAGTCATCGAGTCGAACCTACAGTCCATCACCGTGCTCCTCCACAAGTATCTCAGTTACACCAACCCAATCtttgatggcgaggaggacgatcCCACGCCACTCGAGAACCTCAAGTCAGACATCTGCGAAGTTCTTCAGCTGTACACAAACAAGTACGACGATGACTTCAACCCATATGTCCAAAAGTTCACCCAGGATGTGTGGAACGTGCTCTCCAGCGTTGGGCCCGAGAAGAGATATGACATCCTCACTTGCCAAGCGCTTAAATTCCTTACCGCTGTGGCTTCAGTGTCTAGGCACGCACAGATTTTCAGTGACGAGGCGACACTGGGCACAATTGTTGAGAAGGTCATTATCCCAAATGTGTCTCTCAGAGAATCGGATGTTGAAATGTTCGAGGACGAGCCGATCGAATTCATCAGACATGATCTGGAGGGCTCCGATACCGATTCGAGAAGAAGGGCTTCGACCGATTTTCTCCAGAAGCTGCTCGGAAACTTTGAGATGCTGGTGACACAAGTGGTCTTCAAGTACATCAACCATTTCCTCGAGCAAGGAAAGAGTGACTGGAAGGCCAAGGATACCGCTGTGTatctcttcctcgccattgCTGCCAAGGGTGCCGTCACGGCATCTCACGGTGTCAAGACGGTCAACAGCCATATCAATGTGGTGGAGTTTTTCACCCAACATATTGCTGGTGACCTTGTTGGTGGGGACTCGCATCCTATTGCCAAGGTTGATGCCATCAAGTACCTCTACAACTTCCGCAGCCAGCTTGACAAGGCCCAGTGGGCCGCTGCTATGCAGCCACTCATCCAGAACCTGGGTTCAGACAACTATGTGGTCTACACTTATGCGGCCATTGCGGTCGAGAGAGTGCTTTACCTGACGGACGATTCCGGCCAGCACATTTTCCCTCGGGCTGACATCCAGCCCCATGCCAAGGAGCTCTTGGAACACCTCTTCGGTCTTGTTGAAAAGGACGCCTCGCCAGCAAAGTTGCAGGAGAATGAGTTCTTGATGAGGTGCATCATGCGCGTTCTGATCGTTCTCAAGGAGGGGGCGGCCGAGTGTGGTATCAACAATATTCTCACTCACCTGAATGGCATCACCAATATCATCAAGCAGAACCCCAGCAACCCGCGCTTTTACTACTATCACTTTGAGGCCATGGGAGCCCTTGTCAG ATACTGCAGTAGTCTGCCTCAGGTCGACCTTATCAGCCGCCTGTGGGAGCCGTTTGCATTGATCCTCACCGAGGATGTGTCCGAGTTCATCCCCTTCGTCTTCCAGATCTTCTCGCTTCTTTTGGAGCTCAACCCAACCGCGCAGATTCCAGGCGATTTCAAGGCTCTTTTGGAACTTGTGCTTACCCCGACTCTATGGGACACCAGAGGCAATGCGCCCCCTCTTTCCCGGTTCCTTGCGGCCATCATCCCGAAGGCCGCCCAGGCCATTGTGCTGGAGAACAAGCTGGAAGCCGTActcctcatcttccagcGTCTTTTGGCCAGCAAAAAGACGTCGCAGAATGCCTTTGACATCATCGACTCCGTCGTGACCACATTCCCTGC TGAGGTGTTGGAGCCATTCTTCACCAATGTGGTCGGCCTTGTCTTCGACAGCGTCCAGAAGCACCCTAGCGATTCGCACAAGCTCCGTGTAGCGCGTTTCTACCATCTCATCACGGCCAAGCCAGGGCTCGGGGCCGACTTCTTCATCAAGCACGCCGACGCCGTCCAGGCAAACGTTTTTACTCCTTTTTACCTGCAGGTTATCCGACCCACCACTGCCTTGTTCGCCAAGCCGGTGGACCGCAAGCTGGCTGTTGTTTCTTACACCAAGACGCTGTGCGAGTCCGAGGCCTTTGCCTCGCGCTACGCCAAGGGCTGGGGCTTCACCTGCACGAACCTGCTGGACCTCCTCAAGAACCCACCcagggttgctgctggtctGGGTGACGAGCTCCTTGTTGAGAACGATGTGGACGACATTGGCTTCGGCATTGGTTTCACGCCTTTGAACACGTGCAAGCGCGGCCCCACGGATGCCTACCCCGAGATCACTGAGATTGAGAAGTGGGTCGGACAGTATGTCAAGGAGGCGAACGCAAAGACGAACGGGCAGATCACGCGGTTTGCTCAGGAGAGGCTGGCTCCTGAGGCCCAGCAGTTCTTTGCGCCTTATCTGGCTTAA
- the TSC2 gene encoding Tuberous sclerosis 2-like protein (EggNog:ENOG503NW6I; COG:D; COG:T) has translation MLRRLASLGHSASEDQLPMSPSPGDDQPPERITGGLAGVFKGLAGGSRLTKSPPPSLQSLGSIAAAQAQPSPSTKHADDSPLPTALRGLAPDQVEQYVKLKNRNGHLNERIAAATSLRYAIRDFPLNPVLDIWYAGKDLINENYPENARQIGWELLTECAKYTGASELERREYFETLTAPANRADFHLQLAALEDLTTKGRNITGFPYDIFPLLISWLHQTYQIVSKARRRALRGNGGSGKGKSAAAGEDKNFSQLFVLLRDVIKFNFKFARDPVVGDLMSELLNICRKTASEDDLIACINVIEALVTFGTIPNGKLKDCIKVLGTIHQQLPHLQKQSWHTISIICRSHHGQSTVRILLDILRTYAAPDDKEKEQELNREIRGALSVLKKLLHKSTEKGYPPVSLALLVDGLANVAKSSNTKIAADTLQLINSLFDDARNNISSMVRDEHWSSIFEVAAQCGTQAVPFTAPDSESLLSPRQVPEAEDPVTRQLRRLITRIENLLTQTSDLLQRDECMQFLTQVYLALPDSAAGLVIAYFKNHRSCFPSDVEWKKNLDIIMDGFFLAQHRDPLTRLHALEIIIEVYDFLSLTQDLMEEDALGDLVRRLLSGISEETNTLVLQDTVTFLVKVSQTADGGLFDDIIGGLREVVAKEMSRSPLALLASPKSSSFPPGQTVYFANQSLSNVVTRGYVQIFIRTLNTDGSKASKAFAALVHIARSNSCEVDARLTAMKMLFRLRADAEYQIYITTQVENESLAGLLYRTEASLARKLAEDAAHPSRLPRAEPATRPSRGISFTQGQAGEKGLPARQTHTPRPVVHQNQRLWSVPDADALPESLPERPSWLLISYRDENDAIGAELGSTGRAVLNMGAWLEAMISLFHNGCDWEVYSFVLAHLPAQLSNHPIFRGAIPHIHELRRFFCEMIKTGNFQEPPLSSGLRRSDVSNCLFHSLAMILSYHEHFQKMDEDDMVRTFTHGISDKTAKTCIHALQVCCHELPLSVSKALVTILQKMSQVITQPLVAVHILEFLACLSRLPSLYSNFREDEYRIIFGICARYLQSVRDKKQHTARPSHSSEPSTPSIVVAHHPEMLGHQAANDDLPQYVYALAYHVITFWFLAVKLPDRPSHINWIAKNLFVDSDGRATNEEQAQVTLDFMQRVAFSDACDSAQDPLFTEEFYGEIQKRRWIIGNSIVTIRQAKETGWAEITRRYPSGTSSFAIRVEFSPMPNQPAADLSDASAWEGRFQHGITIFPSHLLMQLLAPMPQMYDPAIRPIPLPDDDNVNRAIRIFDRNSTVDGHKVGVIYVGEGQTQETEILANTIGSPEYLEFLKGLGVLTKLKGATFNTQGLDREYDTDGQYTYCWRDRVTEIVYHVTTQMPTNLERDPQCNHKKKHIGNDYVSIVWNESGLPFKFDTFPSQFNYVYIVITPAPRRTFSSMREMAQKRQDGEAQQVSPFFKVQVMNRPGFPEISPVAEPKLVSLKALPRFVRLIALNASVFSLVWSQREGGEHVSSWRNRLQEINRLRERHGPKSAHYGHSAGSTGLATATATAGGLPLINSNAPVSGTQSGLGGASAGAVGPGGMLSDYSIGGGGGPSGINSAGSRPASGNIRDSFSSLRRSSVATFFTSNTAATGLSGGASGAGTGTGSGNDGSHRSSMLSTAASSTMMTDHGVHHHGQGGNGDTEALVDAVDFSKWT, from the exons ATGTTGCGCCGACTAGCGTCTCTAGGCCACTCGGCCTCGGAGGACCAGCTACCCATGTCCCCCTCTCCCGGAGACGACCAGCCCCCGGAGAGGATCACCGGAGGCCTTGCCGGTGTCTTTAAGGGACTGGCCGGCGGCAGCAGGCTTacaaaatcaccaccaccttcactTCAGTCCCTCGGTTCCATCGCCGCTGCCCAGGCACAGCCTTCACCGTCGACGAAACATGCCGATGACAGCCCACTCCCGACCGCCCTTCGAGGGCTTGCCCCCGACCAGGTTGAGCAATATGTAAAGTTGAAGAATAGGAACGGTCATCTGAATGAGAGGATAGCTGCGGCAACTTCGCTTCGTTACGCAATAAGGGATTTTCCACTAAATCCT GTACTCGACATATGGTACGCCGGCAAAGACCTGATCAACGAAAACTATCCAGAAAACGCCCGACAGATTGGCTGGGAGCTTCTTACCGAGTGCGCAAAGTACACAGGTGCCAGCGAGCTGGAGCGCCGCGAGTATTTTGAAACCCTCACAGCACCTGCGAACCGAGCAGACTTTCACCTTCAGCTCGCTGCTCTAGAAGATCTCACTACAAAAGGTCGCAATATCACCGGGTTCCCGTACGACATATTCCCGTTACTTATTTCCTGGCTACACCAGACATACCAAATCGTCAGCAAGGCTCGTAGAAGGGCACTGCGAGGGAATGGGGGGTCTGGCAAAGGGAAATCAGCCGCAGCAGGCGAAGATAAGAACTTCTCCCAGCTGTTTGTGCTTCTGAGGGACGTGATCAAATTCAACTTCAAGTTCGCCAGGGACCCAGTGGTTGGGGATTTGATGAGCGAGCTGCTCAATATTTGTAGAAAAACGGCATCGGAGGATGATTTGATAGCATGCATCAACGTGATCGAAGCGCTCGTCACGTTCGGGACCATTCCAAACGGCAAGCTCAAAGACTGTATCAAAGTCCTCGGAACGATACACCAACAGTTGCCTCACCTGCAGAAACAGTCATGGCACACCATCTCCATTATTTGCAGATCGCACCATGGGCAGTCCACGGTCAGGATATTGCTGGACATTCTGCGAACTTATGCGGCCCCAgacgacaaggagaaggagcaggagttgAACAGAGAGATTCGAGGCGCCCTTTCGGTACTGAAGAAGCTCCTTCACAAATCAACCGAAAAGGGGTACCCCCCTGTGTCCCTTGCGCTTCTGGTGGACGGCCTGGCCAATGTTGCTAAGtccagcaacaccaaaatAGCCGCTGATACTCTGCAGTTAATCAACTCATTATTCGACGACGCGCGCAACAACATCAGTTCGATGGTCAGAGACGAGCACTGGTCCTCCATCTTCGAGGTTGCTGCCCAGTGTGGGACACAGGCAGTCCCCTTCACGGCCCCAGATTCGGAATCACTCCTTTCGCCGCGGCAAGTACCAGAAGCCGAGGACCCCGTTACCAGGCAGCTGAGACGCCTCATCACCCGCATCgaaaacctcctcacccaaacATCCGACCTGCTGCAACGAGATGAGTGCATGCAATTCCTGACCCAGGTGTACTTGGCCCTTCCAGATTCTGCTGCGGGTCTCGTCATCGCCTACTTCAAGAATCACAGGAGCTGCTTCCCATCAGACGTGGAGTGGAAGAAGAATCTTGACATAATCATGGATGGCTTTTTCCTGGCCCAACACCGGGATCCGCTGACGCGGTTGCACGCTTTGGAAATCATCATCGAAGTCTACgactttctctctctcacacaagATCTCATGGAAGAGGACGCTCTTGGCGACCTCGTGCGCCGGCTGCTCTCTGGTATTAGCGAAGAAACGAACACACTGGTTCTTCAGGACACGGTTACGTTCCTCGTCAAGGTCTCGCAAACTGCAGATGGCGGTCTTTTTGATGACATCATAGGAGGTctgagggaggtggttgcGAAAGAAATGTCCAGGTCACCCTTGGCTTTGTTGGCGTCGCCAAAGTCCAGTTCCTTCCCTCCAGGTCAGACCGTTTACTTTGCGAACCAGAGCCTCTCCAACGTTGTCACCAGAGGTTATGTTCAGATTTTCATCCGAACACTCAACACCGATGGCTCCAAAGCATCCAAGGCTTTTGCTGCCCTGGTTCACATTGCCCGGTCTAATTCATGTGAGGTTGATGCTCGGCTGACGGCCATGAAGATGCTCTTTCGACTTCGAGCAGATGCGGAATATCAAATATATATCACCACGCAGGTTGAGAATGAAAGCCTTGCAGGCTTGCTTTACAGGACGGAAGCATCACTTGCAAGAAAGCTGGCCGAGGATGCCGCACATCCATCTAGGCTGCCAAGGGCTGAGCCAGCAACACGGCCGTCTCGTGGTATATCATTTACCCAGGGGCAGGCAGGAGAGAAAGGGCTTCCTGCACGGCAAACACATACCCCAAGGCCCGTAGTCCATCAGAATCAAAGATTATGGTCGGTCCCCGATGCAGATGCTCTACCTGAGAGCCTCCCTGAGAGACCGAGCTGGTTGCTTATTTCCTACCGAGACGAGAATGATGCTATTGGAGCCGAGTTGGGCTCTACAGGAAGGGCAGTACTGAATATGGGTGCTTGGCTGGAAGCGATGATCAGCCTCTTCCACAACGGTTGCGACTGGGAGGTTTACAGCTTTGTTCTGGCACACCTTCCCGCCCAACTCAGCAATCATCCCATTTTCAGGGGCGCGATCCCTCACATCCACGAGCTTCGACGGTTCTTTTGCGAAATGATCAAGACCGGCAACTTTCAAGAGCCCCCCCTTTCGTCAGGCTTGCGGCGAAGTGATGTGAGCAACTGTCTGTTTCACTCGCTGGCCATGATTCTCAGTTATCATGAGCACTTCCAAAAgatggacgaggacgatATGGTCAGGACTTTTACGCATGGCATCTCGGACAAGACAGCAAAGACATGCATCCACGCTTTGCAAGTGTGCTGCCACGAGCTGCCTCTTTCTGTCAGCAAAGCTCTTGTGACGATTCTGCAAAAGATGTCGCAAGTCATCACACAGCCCCTTGTCGCCGTACACATTCTTGAGTTTCTGGCGTGCCTCAGCCGCCTGCCGTCGTTGTATTCCAACTTTCGAGAGGACGAGTATCGCATCATCTTCGGCATCTGCGCCAGATACTTGCAGTCAGTACGCGACAAGAAACAACATACCGCACGCCCTAGTCATTCGAGCGAGCCGTCAACGCCCAGTATTGTTGTAGCACACCACCCAGAGATGCTCGGCCACCAAGCTGCCAACGATGATCTGCCACAGTACGTGTATGCTCTGGCGTACCATGTCATTACTTTCTGGTTCCTTGCGGTAAAGCTGCCCGATCGACCGAGTCATATCAACTGGATCGCCAAGAACCTGTTCGTAGATTCGGACGGCAGGGCCACAAACGAGGAACAGGCACAGGTCACACTTGACTTCATGCAGCGTGTGGCTTTTTCGGATGCTTGCGATTCGGCTCAGGATCCCCTCTTCACCGAGGAGTTCTACGGCGAGATTCAGAAGAGGCGCTGGATCATCGGAAACAGCATCGTCACCATTCGGCAGGCTAAAGAAACGGGCTGGGCTGAGATTACTCGACGATACCCGTCGGGCACATCGTCGTTCGCCATCCGTGTCGAATTCTCCCCCATGCCAAATCAGCCAGCTGCGGACCTATCTGATGCATCGGCCTGGGAAGGACGCTTCCAGCACGGTATCACCATCTTTCCCAGCCATCTGCTGATGCAGCTGCTCGCACCAATGCCTCAAATGTACGATCCCGCCATTCGACCCATTCCATTACCGGACGACGACAATGTGAACCGAGCCATCCGTATCTTTGACAGGAATTCCACCGTCGACGGGCACAAAGTCGGTGTCATTTATGTTGGCGAGGGACAGACACAGGAGACCGAGATCCTCGCCAACACGATAGGCTCGCCAGAATACCTCGAGTTTCTCAAGGGGTTGGGCGTACTGACGAAGCTGAAGGGGGCCACATTCAACACCCAAGGCTTGGACCGCGAGTACGACACCGACGGCCAGTACACCTACTGCTGGCGCGACCGCGTCACCGAGATTGTCTACCATGTCACCACACAGATGCCCACCAATCTGGAGCGTGACCCGCAGTGCAAccacaagaagaagcacatTGGCAACGACTATGTCAGCATTGTCTGGAACGAATCTGGCTTGCCGTTCAAATTCGACACCTTTCCCTCCCAGTTCAACTACGTCTACATTGTCATCACCCCCGCACCGCGGCGGACGTTTTCGTCCATGAGAGAGATGGCACAAAAGCGGCAGGACGGAGAGGCTCAGCAGGtttcccccttcttcaaggTCCAAGTCATGAACCGGCCCGGCTTCCCAGAAATCTCCCCAGTCGCCGAGCCAAAGCTTGTCAGCTTGAAGGCGCTCCCTCGCTTCGTCAGACTGATAGCCCTCAACGCATCCGTGTTTTCTCTTGTGTGGTCTCAACGCGAAGGTGGCGAGCATGTTTCGTCATGGAGGAACCGTCTTCAGGAGATCAATCGACTACGCGAGCGACACGGTCCCAAGAGTGCGCACTATGGGCACTCTGCCGGGTCGACTGGTTTGGCTACTGCCACCGCTACTGCCGGTGGCTTACCgctcatcaacagcaacgccCCCGTGTCAGGAACGCAGAGCGGGCTCGGCGGTGCAAGTGCTGGCGCTGTCGGGCCGGGGGGTATGCTGTCGGACTATAGcattggcggcggcgggggccCCTCTGGCATCAACAGCGCAGGCAGCAGACCGGCGAGCGGGAATATTCGTGACAGCTTTAGCAGCTTACGTAGGTCGTCGGTTGCGACGTTTTTTACGAGTAACACTGCTGCTACGGGGTTGAGTGGGGGTGCTTCTGGGGCtgggacggggacggggagcGGGAATGATGGGTCGCATCGGTCGAGCATGTTGAGCACTGCGGCGAGTTCTACCATGATGACGGATCATGGGGTGCATCACCATGGGCAgggtgggaatggggatACGGAGGCGCTGGTGGATGCGGTGGATTTTTCGAAGTGGACTTGA